GTGGGCGTCGCCCCTTGCCGATACGCGGGCGTGGCGAGCACGTCTGCACGGATGCGAACGGGAGGCGCGGCGTTTTCGCTCATGAAGCGCCATTCTAGTGAGTGCGGCGAAAACGCTCGGCTGATCCGACGCTCCGAGTGGCAGACTGGATCCATGCGCACCATCGTCCGCGTTCTCGTCAGCGCCTTCGCCCTGTGGCTCACCACGCTCATCGTCGGCGGCAGCGGCGCCCACGGCGTGTGGATCGAGCCCATCAGCGACGTTCCGGCCGAGCCTGCGGCCGATTACCGCATCGGCTACATCATCACTCTGCTGCTGGTCGCGCTCGTGTTCGGGCTCGTGAACGGCACGCTCGGCAAGGTAGTGCGCTTCGTATCGATCCCGCTCTACATCATCACGCTCGGCCTATTCGGCTTGATCGTGAACGGATTCCTGTTCGCCGTCGTGGCCTGGCTCTCCGATCTCGCGGGCTTCGGGCTTCGTATCGAGACATTCTGGTGGGGCGTGCTCGCGGCCCTGGTCATGTCGATCCTGTCGGGACTGATGAACGCGCTGCTCGGCACCGGCAAGAAGAAGGACCGCTGAGCCCGCCGGTCGCTCAGGGTTCAGCACCGATCGCTCAGGACCCGTCGCTCAGGACCCGTCGCTCAGATGAGCTCGTAGTCCACGCCGATCAGCTCGTAGGTCGCGGCCGCCCGGCGGTCGCGCGAGAGCAGCTTCACACCGTGGTGCTTCGCGGTGGCGGCGATCTGCGCGTCGTAGA
This DNA window, taken from Leucobacter tenebrionis, encodes the following:
- a CDS encoding phage holin family protein, which codes for MRTIVRVLVSAFALWLTTLIVGGSGAHGVWIEPISDVPAEPAADYRIGYIITLLLVALVFGLVNGTLGKVVRFVSIPLYIITLGLFGLIVNGFLFAVVAWLSDLAGFGLRIETFWWGVLAALVMSILSGLMNALLGTGKKKDR